In the Parus major isolate Abel chromosome 7, Parus_major1.1, whole genome shotgun sequence genome, aaaagaggaaaagagcccccaaaaggaaaagctccagaaaatggaaaagagaccaaaaaggggaaaaagagctCCCccaaagggagaaaagagcCCCAAAAACATGGGAAAGGAGGtcaaaaagaggagaaagagtcAAAACTGGGGAAGGGACCccaaaatgcaggaaaagagaCCAAAAAAAGGAGCAAGAGCACAGAGCGGGGAGAAACAACCccaaaagatgggaaaagagtCACATAAATGAGGAAAGGAGCctaaagaggaaaagaattgAAACAAGTGGAAAGAGATCAAAAAGGGAGAAAACggggggaaaaaaggtggaaaaaaaaacccaaatgagaataaaagttcaaagagatgggaaaaaacaccaaaaataggggaaaggaatattaaaaagggagcaagagcacagaaaatagTGGAAAGAGGCCAAAAAAGAGAGACACCAGAAACAGGGGAAAGAACCCCCACAATGGGGGGAAAGCAAGTGGGAGAGAAGCAcaagaaaaggggggaaaagagcCCAAAAcaggggaaaagggaataaaaaagggggaaagaacctctgaaaatggggaaagagaCCAACAAGAGAGGGGAAAGAGTTTAAAAATGGGCATAAGTccagaaaagggagaaaagacCCTAAAGTGAGGGAAACAGCCATGAAGTCCCCCATGATTTTGCCTTTCTTCCCACCCAGTGATGTGGAAAATTGACATTTCATCTGGGTGGCCGCGCCTCACCGCTGACGTCATCCTCAAATGCCTCAGATCCGGAAAACCCGGATTTTTATAACCCCCAAAACTGTGCTTTCgcccccaaaataaaacctttgaGAAAGGGTGGTTTGGGGataaaatcctgggaattctgggaaagCAGGAGCGTGGTAATGTGAtggggggcagctgggggaCGAGGAGGGCTGTTCCCACCCTGTCTTGCCGCGGGCAGTTCCGTGTCCCCACTTCCCTCCCCCCCCCGCGTCGGNNNNNNNNNNNNNNNNNNNNNNNNNNNNNNNNNNNNNNNNNNNNNNNNNNNNNNNNNNNNNNNNNNNNNNNNNNNNNNNNNNNNNNNNNNNNNNNNNNNNNNNNNNNNNNNNNNNNNNNNNNNNNNNNNNNNNNNNNNNNNNNNNNNNNNNNNNNNNNNNNNNNNNNNNNNNNNNNNNNNNNNNNNNNNNNNNNNNNNNNNNNNNNNNNNNNNNNNNNNNNNNNNNNNNNNNNNNNNNNNNNNNNNNNNNNNNNNNNNNNNNNNNNNNNNNNNNNNNNNNNNNNNNNNNNNNNNNNNNNNNCCTTCCAGTCTCCCTCAGTTGACCCCAGAGTAACCCCattgtccccagtccctcccagtgcGTTCCAGTCTTCCCCCACTATTACCCATGATGTTCCCAAATCCCCCACAGTTTGTTCCAGTCCCCCCCAGTCCCTCCTACTGCATCCCAGTGTCACTCAGTGTTCCCCCCAGTGCCCGTTTAAGCCTTGCAGTGTCCCCCTGGTGTCCCAGCATcccccagtgcctcccagtgGCCCTCCCCAGTGGCCCTTCAACATTCCCAGTGTCTTGCAGTATGTTCCAGTAACCCCCAGTGGCTCCCAATGCATCCTAGTCAccctcagtgtccccacagtgtcccctcCCATcttcccagtgtcccccagcacatcccagccccccagtgtcccccccCTAGTCAATTCCAGTGCCCCCCAAATGCAGTCTGGGCAGAGACGGAACTGCCTGGGGCCCTGGGAGGTGCCACCTGGGGGTGTCCCATGTCAttcccccccttcccccccccaggctgtcccctccctggggaTAAAGTGGCTCCAGtcacagcactgggacagaCTGGGACCATGGGAGTGCAGTGAGTGGGGACATTGGTGGAAAtgagggacatggggacataTGGGACATGGGGGCACATGTGGGACATGGTGGACATAGGGGAATATGGGGACCAGTATGTCCACATGTGGGAAACGGGGCACATAGGCACCTAGGGGGACATGAGGGACATGGAGGGTGGACATGAAGGACATGGGGGAACATGGGGGGACAAGGGCTCATGGGACAGTCATTGGGGACATGCAGGATATTGGGGGAGACATGGAGGGCATGGGGGGATATGGGGACACTGGAGACATGGGCAAGATGGAGTGGTCACAGGGTACATGGGGACATGGTTGATGGGGAGCTCCCTCACACTCCCCCAGGCCTGGACACACGAAGGTCCCCCctatcctcctcctcctcctcctcagccacGCAGAGGAGTGGGGACCCCTGAGGACATCGGGAGCTCCTGTGGGACCCATAGGTGAGTTTGGTGTCCCAGGCTTACACTGGGGAGGTGCCAGGCCCATACTGGGAGGTTCTGGATTGGGGGTCCTAGGCCTATAGTGGGAGGTCCCAGTTCCACACCAGGAGGTCTCAGGCCCATAGTGGGAGGTCCCATTCCCATACCAGGAGGTCTCAGGCCCATATTGGGAGGTCCCAGCTCCCAGTCCCCTACCAGCAGGCCCCATGCCCACACTGGGAGGTtctggggtgacactggaggtCCCTGACCCATATGGGAAATCCCAGGCCATACTGGAAGGTCCCACCTCCATACTGGGAGGTCCCAGGTGCCACTAGGTGTGTCCCCCATATAGGGTCCTGTGTGCCACTGGGtgtgtgtcccaggtgtgtgACAGGTGTGTGTCCCTAGGTGGGGTCCTGTACCCCTTTGGACCAGGAGTAGGGGATGAGGCCACCCACCATGAAGATGATGGGACAAGCCCTGAGATCTTCCTACAGGAAAACTTCTCCTTCTTTGGACGTGTCCACCGCTCACTCTATGTGGGTCATGTGACTGGGGGGACATGGGGGAGGTGACATTTGGTGGGTGACACAGGTGGAGGGTGACACGAAATGTAGGGTGACAAGTTGGATGCAGCCACCAGAGTTGATGTCaccacttcctcctcctcatccttgACTACATCGGTGAGTGGGGACTCCTAGGGACATCAGGGATACCTGTGGGGGTCCCTGAGGACATTGAAGACACCTGTGGGATCTTCAGGTGGTTTTGGAGTTCCAGGCCCATAGTGGTAGATTCTGGGGTGACATGGGGGCTCCCAGGCCCATACTGGGAGGTGCTGCGGTGACTGACTGGAAGTTGGGGGTCATCACAATTGAGGCCACCATGACAGGGGTCACCATGGTAGGGATTCCCCATGACTGGAGACACTGTACCTGGGACCACCATGGAGGGTCACTGTGGTTAGTGCCACCCAGGTGTGTCCCATGGGTGACCTTTGCCTGCAGGTGAACAACAATGGCGTGGTGTCCTTCGGGATGATGGTCCCAGAGTTCAccccccagcccttcccactgCCAGGCCACCGCCCCTTTGTGGCACCATACTGGGCTGATGTGGACACCCGTCTGGGAGGGGACGTCTTCTACCGGCAGAGCCGGGacccccagctgctggcacGCCTGGCCCAGGACCTGGCACCTGCTGTGTCACCTGGGGACCCACCCCCACAGCCTACCTGGGCATTTGTGGCCACCTGGGACCATGTGGCCTATTTTGGAGCTGCCTCGGACAAGGTGGGACATGGGACAAAGTGACCTTCAACCATGATGTCCCTAACCATGGTGTCACCAAAGGTTTGGGGACTCAGGGATGGAAACATAGCTGGGGGTTGTCATGGTGACATGGTGACAATGTCCCCCGGCAGGTGAACActttccaggctgtgctggcctcCGATGGTGTCACCTGTTTTGTCCTGCTCAACTATGGAGACTTGCAGTGGACAACTGGCATTGCTAATCAGGGGGATCCCCACACTGGCCTGGGGGGCATCCCTGCACAGGTGGAGACACAGAGAGGGGCACTGGGCATGGGGTCATCCCTTTGTAGTTGAGGATAGTCCAAGGGATGGGGGACGCTGGGCTAGGAGGGATTCTGGGCTTGAGGGGGGTAAAGCATTTTGGGGTGGAATTAAAGGGATTTGGGTGGAATTAAAGGGATTTGGGGTGAAATTAGGGGGATTTTAAGTAGGATTTAAGGGAATTTGGGATAGAATTAAGGGGATTTGTGGCAAAATCAGGTAGATTTTATCTGAAATCAGGGGGATTTTAGGTGGAATTAAGTGGATTTGGGgtgaaatgaaacacattttgagTAAAATTCAATGGGAATTTGGGCAGAATTTACCCCTCAccttctcctcctgtccccctgTTCCCCTCCCTTCATGGCGCACCCTGTTCCCCCATCTTCCCCCCTGCAGGCTGGGTTCAACGCTGGGGACGATGTCCACTACTACAATGTCCCAGGGTCACGGACACCCACAGTGCAGAGCCTCAGCCACCGCAGCAACCTGGGAGTCCCAGGGCGCTGGGCTTTCCGTGTTGACCACTTTAAGGCTACTGAGGAACCCCCTGAGACCCCTGGAACCCTGTCAAAGACATCTGAGGCCCCCTGGAGTCCCTTGGCACCCCACAAGACCCCTTCAGTATCCCCCAACCCCCCCAGGACCACAGAGGAGCAGGTGTATGTCTGTGGGTTGTGAGCAGGTGACACCTGGGACATTTGAGGTGGGGGGGGGTTGCCTAACAGCCCTCACCCCACCCCCACAGAAGGATTTTCCCCCACAGAGGCTGCATTTCATGATGGAAATAGCAATAAACATCTGTTGAGCAAGACCTGTGTCAGGTGTGTGTACACAGATGCATGTGAGCAGTAACATAGGTGTCATGTGTGAAATGTGTCTCCATCCCCGCCTGTTCCCATGAAGGCGACAGAATCAGCTGAGGAGGGAAATTGTCAGTGACTGGTGACAACAACTAGGTTGTATATGGGCGTGACAGACGCACACCTGAGTCACACAGAGGTGTGACATAGATACACCTGGG is a window encoding:
- the LOC107207217 gene encoding sushi, nidogen and EGF-like domain-containing protein 1, with the translated sequence MGDLCLQVNNNGVVSFGMMVPEFTPQPFPLPGHRPFVAPYWADVDTRLGGDVFYRQSRDPQLLARLAQDLAPAVSPGDPPPQPTWAFVATWDHVAYFGAASDKVNTFQAVLASDGVTCFVLLNYGDLQWTTGIANQGDPHTGLGGIPAQAGFNAGDDVHYYNVPGSRTPTVQSLSHRSNLGVPGRWAFRVDHFKATEEPPETPGTLSKTSEAPWSPLAPHKTPSVSPNPPRTTEEQVYVCGL